Within Malus domestica chromosome 04, GDT2T_hap1, the genomic segment CGAGCGAGATGTCGTCTTCAGACGAGGAGGGGTCAGGGGAGGAGTACCTCTTCAAGATCGTCATAATCGGCGACTCGGCGGTGGGGAAATCCAACTTGCTCTCCCGCTACGCGCGGAACGAGTTCAATGCCCACTCCAAGGCGACGATAGGCGTGGAGTTTCAGACCCAGAGCATGGAAATCGACGGCAAAGAGGTCAAAGCTCAGATTTGGGACACCGCCGGACAGGAACGCTTCAGGGCCGTCACCTCTGCTTACTACCGTGGCGCCGTCGGAGCTCTCATTGTCTATGATATCACCCGCAAGACCACTTTCGAGAGTGTTGGCCGCTGGCTCGATGAGCTCAAGAGTAAGCTACTTACACTGTCTATTCAGACaaagttttcttcttttctgcttttgcttttggttatggtgttttcatcttGAAGCGAAATTGCTAAAGTAATTGCGATAATTGTGGTTGTTGGATTTGTGGGTTGTATTTGTTTTTGGTGAATGTGAGTTTTGGTTGGATTTTGCTGGATGTGATGGATATGGATTTAGATCTTATATTATGATTAAGAGTTCTCTGTTTGAAAACTTCATTCAGAAGAAAgctaattatttttttcaaaatcttttgttttttgggggTGGATGTGTAAATTGTtataaaattgaaagaaaattctGCTTATATTGAGTTATTGACTAATATATGTAAACTTTTGAATACGTTCCGGTAGCCAATGATTTATATAAGTCTATTGTGTCAAATCGAGGAATGAGGATCCTTGCCGGaacctctttgtgaggatcccaggatcctcaaatcacatccgttcatcgtacatcatgcagtcagaaatcatcataaatttttttatttaaaattgaatataaacagtacctgataaaaattgactgcacgatatatgataaacggatgtgattggaggatcccTGGGAtcgtcacaaagaggatccaaggaggatcctcattgCAAATCTAGGCCTGAGGTGCGTCTATTGGGTAGTTGAGAAGATTCAGATAACTTGATGGTTTGGTTGTTTTGCGTGAAACACTTTGTGGTCGAATGTATGTAATATGGCGTGTTAGCTTCTATACAGAGTATTAGGGGTAATAAAGGAATCTTCAAGTTTCTAGACagctaaaaaattatatatattcaaGAAGTATTGGTTGAAGTTATGATCTAAGATGCATGAATCGCCGCTATAATCTACTGAGGAGGTGTTTGACAGATAATGATTGATTGTTTTTAGTGTCTGAGATATGAGGGCCCAAGTGAtacatgtttgtttgtttgctgaaTCTAAGAGCTTTGGCCATCCGAATCTATTTGCGAAAGAGCAATCAATCAGTGTAAGGGGGTCCTTACAACTCCTCATTGGAATTTTTATGTGGGGGGACATGCTTTCCTAGCCGACCATCTAGTTAACCAAGTGTTCTTGGTATTTAGTACCGCATGAAGTTTATGCCTTGTTAGtttatcttgttatatgttTGAAATTAGGCTAGCAACACTTGTAGTCTCCACACTATTCTCGAAAAATTCATTCTTTAGGAGGTCCATATCCGTACCTTAATTTTTCtctgaaaaattcaaaatgtaCAATTAGtgtttatttaccaaaatttttACCTTTTCTAATAGTGAAATACAATGTCAATAGTTAGTCACTACTATTTTATTGTGTTTGTGGATTGCATGTCAACTGTGGTTGTAATTATTTTGTTCTTGTAAGAAAAAATACAAcacaatgaaatttttttaattacttctAATAGTGAATGCATTAGATGTTTAGCTTACACAATCCcaatcctttattttttttatcatttttccgTATGAATATTGATAGATTCTATTCATGGCTTCTTGTGTTAGCAACTCCTCTTATGGGTTTTTTCTTGGTATTACATCTTCATGATGGTAATGATCATGCTATTTATTTTGTTGCATTTATAAAAGTTCCTTTTTGCCATGATCACCAAGTTTGTTTAAGTTAGCCTTCATCACAAGTTGTGAGTaggcctttttctttttctcctctGTATATTAACCTTGAGACTACAAAGTTGATAACGTTGCACATTGTGTCCAAAAAACTTTGCCTAAGTAAAATTGCATTCAGCTCAAAATACTCCCCGAATCACGTTTCATTACACTAAAAGGAATGTCTCTTAAAAAATTTAGACAACAACTTCTAGAGAAAACTAAATGCCTAAAAATTTAATTCTATCCTAAATGGACCAACCAAACAAATCACATAGGAGCAAAAGCGCTTAAAAACTTGACCATCAAGATTTTCTATCGTAGAAGGAGAACGCATTGGCATGTCTCTGAAGCATGGACAAATCCATATCCTTTATGGGACTATCTTGGATTGAATTTTCTTCCAAGAATTAAATTCCAAGAAGCTCGAGAAGTTGAAAAACGAAGTTATGGAAGAGTCTTGCTTAATAAGTTTGCAATCATCAGTTCTATATAGTGAAAGTAGTCTATTCTTTTCATGAAAATACCTGCTTTTGTGTAATATATTTATTTGTATCTCTCTATATCATATTAGCTTCGAATGAACTTCTAAACTGAGTTTTCTTGTTAGCTCTCTCTTTCATGGCCCTTTTCATGACTAAGCTAGCTTGGGATTGCAATGGATTCTGtatattattatttcatttgTCTTACCGAATGTATGTACAGAATGTATCCTTGTtatattatttgaatttaaGACACAACAACTCTTCTCTTATCTCTGATTACTTTTGGTCGTTGTAACCTCCATTTCTTGCTTTACTACTAAGTTCTTATTTTTGAGCTTGATTAATCATTGGTGCAGCTCATTCCGATACAACTCTGGCAATGATGCTAGTGGGGAACAAATGTGATTTAGAGGATATCAGGGCTGTGAGTGTTGAGGATGGTAGAAGCCTTGCTGAAGCAGAGGGGTTATTCTTCATGGAGACATCTGCCCTGGACTCAACAAATGTTATAAAGGCTTTTGAGCTTGTGATTCAAGAAATATATAACAATGTCAGCCGGAAGGTCTTGAACTCTGATACGTACAAAGCAGAGTTATCTGTGAACAGGGTCAGCCTCGTTAATAATGGAGCAGACGGATCAAAGAAAACCCAGGGCTATTTTTCTTGCTGTTCCGGTTGATATGGTTTATATCTCCAAAAAGAACACAAAAATGCATAGGACGAGCACTCGAGGGCATTTCCAAGGTTGGTTATTGAATTTGGTTCGTTAATTGGTTTGTTTGGTATTTGGTACCTACTTAAAGGTTTCCGAACAAGTCGATATCATACAAGTAAATTCTTATCTTTTTAATTCATGTAAACAAGTTGAATTTGTACTCCGGATGGAAGCCATGTAACTTCTATAAAATGAAGACCGGCACCCGTTTTCTTTGGTGTGATGTAATTTGTTCTGGTAAGTATATTATGTTCAGCAACTCGATgaattttatgtgattttaCAGTGCAGTGGAGAAAAACATGGAACGATGTTATTTTGAATCGCGACGTGTGCAtttatcaaagaaaaaaattgagcaGACATTCTTTTGTGAGTTTGTCTCTAGGACCTGAATATTTGGTATAGAAGTTTTGTATGTGAATGTGTAGTCATTTGAAGAAATGGAAACTCAAaacttctttcctttgttttggttACATTGGAGGATTTCGAATCATGGACTTAGCACAATCTTGACTGTTAATCTACCCACTTTCACCACCGGGCTAACCCGGTGGCGTAGGTCATCTCCAATGGAGATGACTAAAGGtccaaaagttcaaaaaaaaaaaaaaaagcttgatttttctaaaaactcatctccaaccgataGTTGAGTTATAATTCTATGAAGTTCACAAGGCCATTATTTGGTTGAAGGGATACCAGGTTGCCAAATGTAGTTCCTctcttaccttttttttttggcttagtTCTTCAGAtgcaataattaatttaaattcaatgGCTGAATTTGAAAATATCAAAcggtagtttaattaaattaaccaataaatatgaaatataaacttaaaactaataaattattgaggggacTATGTTTAGCCCATTTGGTTGAAAATGACATATAAGTATGACCTGACActgtttatttaaaaataatttttttcgaGACTAAAAATCTAAATGGGGCTATATTTAGCCCTTTCGGAGATGGTCCTA encodes:
- the LOC103443592 gene encoding ras-related protein RABA5e, translating into MSSSDEEGSGEEYLFKIVIIGDSAVGKSNLLSRYARNEFNAHSKATIGVEFQTQSMEIDGKEVKAQIWDTAGQERFRAVTSAYYRGAVGALIVYDITRKTTFESVGRWLDELKTHSDTTLAMMLVGNKCDLEDIRAVSVEDGRSLAEAEGLFFMETSALDSTNVIKAFELVIQEIYNNVSRKVLNSDTYKAELSVNRVSLVNNGADGSKKTQGYFSCCSG